A genomic region of Thermodesulfobium narugense DSM 14796 contains the following coding sequences:
- the gcvH gene encoding glycine cleavage system protein GcvH produces MSRYYSKDHEWLEIDGNVGTIGITDYAQHQLGDITYVELPEVGTEIKQFSIFCTIESVKAASDVYAPVSGEIIEVNSKLENEPEIINKSPEEEGWIAKVKVSDPSELNNLMDKASYENYIKELD; encoded by the coding sequence GTGTCAAGATATTATTCAAAAGATCACGAGTGGTTAGAAATAGATGGCAATGTAGGAACGATTGGAATTACAGATTATGCTCAACATCAGCTAGGAGATATTACTTATGTTGAATTGCCAGAAGTTGGCACTGAAATTAAGCAATTTAGTATATTCTGTACTATTGAGTCTGTGAAAGCTGCTAGTGATGTGTATGCTCCTGTAAGTGGAGAAATAATTGAAGTGAATAGTAAATTGGAAAATGAACCTGAAATTATAAACAAGAGTCCAGAAGAAGAAGGTTGGATAGCAAAGGTTAAGGTTTCTGACCCTAGCGAGCTTAATAATCTTATGGACAAGGCATCATATGAAAACTATATTAAGGAGCTGGACTAA
- a CDS encoding FmdB family zinc ribbon protein: MMPTYVYKCKGCGNKFELNRSINDESEVLCPECGSPSEKIFVPVPIVFKGSGFYVTDSANSKNSAGKSSSNGEGSLSIEGAKCPVAKK, translated from the coding sequence ATGATGCCAACTTACGTTTATAAGTGCAAAGGTTGTGGAAATAAATTTGAGCTAAATCGTTCGATCAATGATGAATCGGAAGTTTTATGCCCTGAGTGTGGCAGTCCTTCCGAAAAGATTTTTGTGCCTGTACCTATAGTATTTAAAGGCTCTGGTTTTTATGTGACAGATTCGGCTAATTCGAAAAACAGTGCAGGCAAATCCTCATCCAATGGTGAAGGGTCTCTCTCAATAGAAGGCGCAAAGTGCCCAGTTGCAAAAAAATAG
- the gcvT gene encoding glycine cleavage system aminomethyltransferase GcvT — MENLKSTPLEAEHIKLKAKMAPFGGWNMPIQYESIIEEHMQCRKSAALFDTCHMGEFYFKGDLANTNIEMAFSFKIGTINVGKCRYGLILNEKGGIVDDCIVYRLSADELMMVVNAGTKDNDFNVIKSVLKGNFIFEDRSETTSKLDVQGPLSRELLRKYFPGIIDELKYFSFTKTSLMNQEVILSRTGYTGELGFEIYMPSTICVDVWNDLLKDERIKPAGLGARDLLRLEMGYPLYGSDLDEDTTPLEADLSYFVHLDKDFVGKEALLKQKETELEKIRVGFVCDSRRAPRHGYKIFADGMDIGYVTSGGFSPSLGKGIGMGYVKPQYSSENTILELSQDRVIIKAVVEKIPFYKDGSLRK; from the coding sequence ATGGAGAATTTAAAATCGACACCGCTTGAGGCTGAACACATTAAGCTAAAAGCAAAAATGGCACCCTTTGGGGGATGGAATATGCCAATCCAATATGAGAGTATAATTGAAGAACATATGCAATGTAGAAAAAGTGCTGCGCTTTTTGACACTTGTCATATGGGCGAATTTTATTTTAAAGGTGATCTGGCAAATACAAATATTGAAATGGCTTTTTCTTTTAAAATTGGCACAATTAATGTAGGAAAGTGCAGGTATGGTTTAATTTTGAATGAAAAAGGGGGAATTGTAGACGATTGTATTGTTTACAGATTAAGCGCTGATGAACTTATGATGGTAGTAAATGCTGGTACAAAGGATAATGATTTTAACGTTATTAAAAGTGTTTTAAAGGGCAACTTTATTTTTGAAGATAGATCAGAAACTACCTCAAAGCTTGATGTTCAGGGCCCTCTTTCAAGAGAACTGTTAAGAAAATATTTTCCAGGGATTATAGATGAGTTAAAATATTTTTCTTTTACTAAAACCAGCCTTATGAATCAAGAAGTGATACTTTCAAGAACTGGATATACGGGAGAACTAGGCTTTGAGATATATATGCCGTCAACTATTTGTGTTGATGTTTGGAACGATTTACTTAAAGATGAAAGAATAAAGCCTGCTGGGCTTGGTGCAAGAGATTTGCTAAGACTTGAAATGGGTTACCCTTTGTATGGTAGTGATCTTGATGAAGACACTACACCATTAGAGGCTGATCTCTCTTATTTCGTTCACCTTGATAAAGATTTTGTAGGCAAAGAAGCGCTTTTGAAACAAAAAGAGACTGAGTTAGAAAAAATAAGAGTAGGTTTTGTCTGTGATAGCAGAAGGGCTCCAAGACATGGTTATAAGATTTTTGCAGATGGTATGGATATTGGATATGTGACTAGTGGAGGCTTTTCCCCATCGCTAGGAAAGGGAATTGGTATGGGCTATGTAAAACCTCAATATAGTAGTGAGAATACAATTTTAGAATTGTCTCAAGATAGAGTAATAATTAAAGCTGTAGTTGAAAAAATACCGTTTTATAAAGATGGATCTCTTAGAAAATAA
- the lpdA gene encoding dihydrolipoyl dehydrogenase: MENKFDAIILGAGPAGYECALYLGERGKSVCLVDKSEENIGGTCLNEGCIPVKSLVESAHLVQRMKEYKDVFNVDFRIEYSNAVKLLEDQKSQLRQGIISRLKRSKVNMIFGKGMLVTNNAVRVDGVDYFADSIVLATGSYPKSLSTLNIDENKIISSSGLLKLKNLPKDILVVGGGYVGCEFASLLNYFGSNVTIVEFLPKIMGVEDDEVSRTLLREFKKRNISVNTDSEIVNVQNKDEKILVNFKNRKSNLVKEALVDIILVSVGRGPNTKDLNLEAINAKTERDYIITENDFSINNSNVYAVGDIIKTPMLANVATREGIFVAKKILGETECVNYELLPRVVFTDPGVGCIGLTEEDLKSKGISYKTYRAFFKGNGKALIMGQNSGFFKVLTSEDEIILGAMFIGPMAYELVHIMAIAMQSKANVTELKNIIYAHPTLSEIIFSALV; this comes from the coding sequence TTGGAAAATAAATTTGATGCGATTATTCTTGGTGCTGGACCAGCAGGCTATGAATGTGCGCTTTATTTAGGAGAAAGAGGAAAAAGTGTATGTTTGGTAGATAAATCTGAAGAAAATATTGGCGGTACATGTTTAAATGAAGGATGTATTCCTGTAAAGTCGCTAGTTGAAAGCGCTCATTTGGTACAAAGAATGAAAGAATACAAAGATGTTTTCAATGTTGACTTCAGAATAGAGTATTCTAATGCAGTGAAGCTTTTAGAGGATCAGAAATCTCAATTGAGACAGGGAATAATTTCAAGACTGAAAAGGTCAAAAGTTAATATGATCTTTGGTAAGGGGATGCTGGTAACTAATAATGCAGTAAGGGTTGACGGTGTTGATTATTTTGCTGATAGCATTGTTTTAGCAACAGGCTCATATCCAAAAAGTCTTTCAACTTTGAATATCGATGAAAATAAAATTATTTCAAGTAGCGGTCTTTTAAAGTTGAAAAACTTGCCAAAAGACATTCTTGTTGTTGGAGGAGGATATGTAGGTTGTGAGTTTGCGTCGTTACTAAATTATTTTGGATCAAACGTAACAATTGTGGAATTTTTACCTAAGATAATGGGAGTAGAAGATGATGAGGTTTCTCGCACTCTTCTGAGAGAATTTAAAAAGAGAAATATATCTGTAAATACTGATTCAGAGATTGTAAATGTTCAAAACAAAGATGAAAAGATATTGGTTAATTTTAAAAATAGAAAAAGTAATTTAGTTAAAGAGGCTCTTGTGGATATTATATTAGTTTCTGTAGGAAGAGGACCTAATACAAAGGATCTGAATTTGGAGGCTATTAATGCAAAAACCGAAAGGGATTACATAATTACAGAGAATGATTTTAGCATAAATAACAGTAACGTATATGCAGTAGGAGATATTATAAAAACTCCAATGCTAGCCAATGTAGCTACTAGAGAAGGAATATTTGTTGCAAAAAAAATACTTGGCGAAACTGAGTGTGTTAATTATGAACTTTTGCCAAGGGTGGTATTTACAGATCCTGGTGTAGGTTGTATTGGATTAACAGAAGAAGACCTGAAATCAAAAGGAATTTCTTATAAAACATACAGGGCATTTTTTAAAGGCAATGGAAAAGCACTTATTATGGGTCAAAATTCAGGCTTTTTTAAGGTCCTTACTTCTGAAGATGAGATTATACTTGGTGCCATGTTTATAGGTCCTATGGCATACGAGTTAGTTCATATTATGGCTATTGCAATGCAAAGTAAAGCAAATGTAACTGAGCTAAAGAACATAATTTATGCTCACCCAACGCTTTCTGAGATAATTTTTAGCGCTTTAGTGTAG
- the gcvPA gene encoding aminomethyl-transferring glycine dehydrogenase subunit GcvPA — protein sequence MNFCPHTQEDIKEMCSVCNVNEVDDLFKDLPVEEINFKKLGKGISEHEGYNHILDLAKKNNLISYHFIGAGLYDHIIPSVVDFVASRSEFYTAYTPYQPECSQGTLQALFEYQTAICNLTDLEVTNASLYDGGTALAEAVLMSLRITRREKIIMDKSVNPIYRNIVKTYLKFLPYELIEVETNGIEPDFDKIKFMLDSDVACFVFQNPTFYGSVHDWTELVNFAHEKGILAVSSVYPISLGIVKTPGQMGVDIATGEGQSLGNPLSFGGPYFGFLVTKKAYIRNMPGRIVGETLDRNNKKAYVLTLQAREQHIKRHRATSNICSNEGLCALRALVYLCSLGKNGLKELAQINFSKSEYMKKKLIELGLNIKNNATTFNEFVVEFNKPAKEIFLALLSKNIAFGVPLYLFGGSEKDILINITEKMSKEKIDNVCSILEAML from the coding sequence ATGAATTTTTGTCCACATACACAAGAAGACATAAAGGAAATGTGTTCTGTTTGTAATGTAAATGAAGTTGATGATTTGTTTAAAGATCTTCCTGTCGAAGAAATTAATTTTAAAAAATTGGGTAAAGGAATTTCTGAACATGAAGGATACAATCATATTTTAGATCTGGCCAAAAAAAATAATTTAATATCATATCACTTTATTGGTGCGGGTCTATACGATCACATAATTCCAAGTGTGGTTGATTTTGTTGCATCAAGATCTGAGTTCTATACTGCATATACTCCTTACCAACCAGAATGTTCTCAGGGAACTCTACAAGCGCTGTTTGAGTATCAGACTGCTATTTGTAATTTAACTGACCTTGAGGTGACAAATGCCTCTCTCTACGATGGCGGAACTGCTCTTGCAGAAGCTGTTTTAATGTCGCTTAGAATCACTAGAAGAGAAAAGATAATAATGGACAAAAGCGTTAACCCAATATACAGAAATATAGTCAAGACGTATTTAAAATTTTTGCCATATGAATTAATCGAAGTTGAAACAAATGGGATTGAACCAGATTTTGATAAGATAAAATTTATGCTTGATTCTGACGTGGCTTGTTTTGTTTTTCAAAACCCAACTTTTTATGGAAGCGTTCATGATTGGACTGAGCTTGTCAACTTTGCCCATGAAAAGGGAATTTTGGCAGTATCAAGCGTATATCCTATTTCTTTAGGAATTGTTAAAACGCCTGGCCAGATGGGAGTAGATATTGCAACTGGTGAAGGACAATCACTTGGAAATCCGCTTTCGTTTGGAGGACCATATTTTGGTTTTTTGGTAACCAAAAAGGCATACATTAGAAATATGCCTGGTAGGATTGTGGGCGAAACATTGGATAGAAATAATAAAAAAGCCTACGTTTTAACTCTCCAAGCTAGAGAGCAACACATAAAAAGACATCGTGCGACCTCTAATATATGCTCTAATGAAGGACTATGTGCTTTGAGGGCTCTGGTTTATCTGTGTTCTCTTGGGAAAAACGGCTTGAAAGAATTAGCTCAAATAAATTTTAGTAAAAGCGAATATATGAAGAAAAAGTTGATAGAATTAGGTTTAAACATAAAGAACAATGCAACTACTTTTAATGAATTTGTTGTCGAATTTAATAAGCCTGCTAAAGAGATTTTTTTAGCACTATTATCAAAGAATATTGCTTTTGGGGTTCCACTATACCTGTTTGGTGGTTCAGAAAAAGACATTTTGATAAACATAACTGAAAAGATGTCAAAAGAAAAGATTGATAACGTATGCTCTATTTTGGAGGCCATGTTATGA
- the rdgB gene encoding RdgB/HAM1 family non-canonical purine NTP pyrophosphatase, with translation MKLLLATNNKNKIKEIVNVLSKYNFDFVLPSEINCLIDPEETGSTFCENALIKARAFYEATNIASLADDSGLEVDALDKKPGVLSSRFFGDVTDLEKCMGILKLLGNLPFEKRSARFRACFILYENKIICQAEGVCEGHIGFEPKGENGFGYDPIFIPLGYEKSMAELSLEEKEKISHRGRALRELSENLKQILRK, from the coding sequence ATGAAATTACTTCTTGCTACTAATAATAAAAATAAAATAAAAGAAATTGTTAACGTTTTGTCCAAATATAACTTTGACTTTGTATTGCCTTCAGAAATAAATTGCCTTATTGATCCAGAAGAAACGGGTTCTACGTTTTGTGAAAATGCCTTGATAAAAGCTAGAGCGTTTTATGAGGCTACCAATATTGCCTCATTAGCTGATGATTCTGGCCTTGAAGTTGATGCACTGGACAAAAAACCAGGTGTCTTGTCATCAAGGTTTTTTGGCGATGTAACAGATTTGGAAAAATGTATGGGCATATTAAAACTTCTTGGGAATTTGCCATTTGAAAAGAGGTCTGCAAGATTTAGGGCTTGTTTTATTCTTTACGAGAATAAAATTATTTGTCAGGCAGAAGGAGTTTGTGAGGGACATATTGGGTTTGAACCGAAGGGTGAAAATGGTTTTGGCTATGACCCAATTTTTATTCCTTTAGGCTATGAGAAAAGTATGGCTGAACTTTCACTTGAAGAAAAAGAAAAGATAAGTCATAGAGGCAGAGCACTTAGAGAATTAAGTGAAAACTTAAAACAAATCTTAAGAAAATAG
- the lipA gene encoding lipoyl synthase — protein sequence MVLKKKPAWLHKKVCQKTENYTRVLLKDLELNTVCEEARCPNISECFSNRHATFLIMGDVCTRSCEFCNVKKAKDKNLLKPLDPYEPERVAQAVERLNLSHVVITSPTRDDIFDGGALHFANTIKAIRNLNPNVTIEVLVPDFKGDTDSIKTVIGLNPEIFGHNLETVPRLYAIRKGASFERSLYVLESVKKLSQNVFTKTGIMLGLGETMDELKEVFERLIKINCDFISIGQYLRPSLKNVEVYEYVHPDKFEEIGEIARNFGFKHVESAPYVRSSYNAQKYLSCGRS from the coding sequence ATGGTATTGAAAAAGAAACCTGCGTGGCTTCATAAGAAAGTTTGTCAAAAGACGGAGAACTATACAAGAGTTTTACTAAAAGATTTGGAGTTAAACACTGTTTGCGAAGAAGCAAGGTGTCCTAATATATCAGAGTGTTTTAGTAATAGACATGCTACTTTTCTAATAATGGGTGATGTATGTACGAGATCTTGTGAATTTTGTAATGTAAAGAAAGCTAAGGATAAAAATTTACTAAAACCTTTAGATCCGTATGAGCCAGAAAGAGTAGCTCAAGCTGTAGAAAGACTGAATCTTTCTCATGTAGTAATCACATCCCCTACTAGGGATGACATTTTTGATGGCGGAGCACTTCACTTTGCAAACACTATAAAAGCTATTAGAAATCTTAATCCAAATGTTACTATCGAAGTTTTAGTGCCTGATTTCAAGGGTGATACTGATTCAATTAAAACAGTAATTGGGTTAAATCCTGAGATTTTTGGTCACAATCTGGAAACTGTTCCAAGACTTTATGCTATTAGGAAAGGGGCTTCATTTGAGAGATCCCTATATGTTTTAGAAAGTGTTAAAAAATTATCTCAAAATGTCTTTACAAAAACTGGGATAATGCTTGGCTTGGGAGAAACGATGGACGAATTAAAGGAAGTTTTTGAAAGGCTTATTAAAATTAACTGTGATTTTATTAGTATAGGGCAATATTTAAGACCAAGTTTGAAGAATGTCGAGGTTTATGAATACGTTCATCCAGACAAATTTGAAGAAATAGGAGAAATTGCACGAAACTTTGGTTTTAAACATGTTGAAAGTGCTCCATATGTAAGAAGCTCATATAACGCACAAAAATATTTATCTTGTGGGAGAAGTTGA
- the gcvPB gene encoding aminomethyl-transferring glycine dehydrogenase subunit GcvPB produces the protein MKLIFEESKSGRKSFNLPESDVNLKDFPGELSRSELNLPEVSELDLIRHFINLSRLNFSVDTQFYPLGSCTMKYNPKILEKAANIPEFLNLHPFLSILPDSIDRCKGALELISDFQDILCEITGMDYATINPMAGAHGELTGIMIISSYHKSRNSKRTKVIVPDSSHGTNPASASMVGYEVVTIPSNSEGEMDVDELKKHLDTDVAAVMMTCPNTLGLFEKNIKEISDLAHSVGALMYYDGANLNAIMGKVRPGDLGFDVIHVNVHKTFGTPHGGGGPGAGPVGVKKFLEDFLPIPRVKREGDSLVVVSNSDKSIGHISSFFGNFAVILKAYLYIKLLGTEGIKYSAEMAVLNANYVMNRLKGYLKLPYDRTCMHECVFSLSEMAKKGASALDFAKFLIDRGFHPPTIYFPLIVKEAFMIEPTETESKETLDKFIGAIIDAVKLAEQNPVAFKELPKTTVISRPDETKAAKDLVVKA, from the coding sequence ATGAAATTAATATTTGAGGAGTCGAAGAGCGGTAGAAAGTCTTTTAACTTGCCTGAATCAGACGTAAATTTGAAAGATTTTCCAGGTGAGCTTTCTCGATCAGAACTTAATTTGCCTGAGGTATCAGAACTAGATCTTATAAGACATTTTATCAATCTTTCCAGATTGAATTTTTCTGTGGATACTCAATTTTATCCATTGGGTTCTTGTACGATGAAGTATAACCCAAAAATTTTAGAAAAAGCTGCAAATATCCCTGAATTTTTAAATCTTCACCCATTTTTGTCTATATTGCCAGATAGTATTGATAGGTGTAAGGGTGCTCTTGAACTTATTTCAGACTTCCAAGACATTTTGTGTGAGATAACAGGAATGGACTATGCTACTATTAATCCAATGGCTGGAGCTCACGGTGAGCTAACTGGAATTATGATTATCTCTAGCTATCACAAATCAAGAAATTCAAAGAGAACCAAAGTTATTGTACCCGATTCTTCCCACGGCACAAATCCTGCAAGTGCATCTATGGTAGGCTATGAGGTAGTTACAATACCTTCAAATAGTGAAGGGGAAATGGATGTAGATGAGCTAAAAAAACATCTTGATACTGATGTGGCCGCAGTAATGATGACATGCCCTAATACTTTGGGTTTATTTGAGAAGAACATAAAAGAGATTTCTGATTTAGCTCATTCTGTTGGAGCATTAATGTACTATGATGGTGCAAACCTCAATGCAATAATGGGAAAGGTCAGGCCGGGTGACTTGGGGTTTGACGTTATACACGTTAACGTGCACAAGACTTTTGGCACTCCACATGGCGGCGGAGGCCCTGGAGCTGGCCCGGTAGGAGTTAAGAAATTTCTTGAAGATTTTCTTCCTATTCCTAGGGTAAAAAGAGAAGGTGACTCTCTAGTAGTCGTATCGAACTCAGATAAATCTATTGGTCACATTTCGTCATTTTTTGGAAACTTTGCTGTTATTTTAAAGGCATATTTATACATTAAACTTCTTGGAACTGAGGGTATTAAATATTCTGCAGAAATGGCAGTCTTGAATGCAAATTATGTAATGAATAGACTTAAGGGTTATTTAAAGCTTCCATACGATAGAACTTGCATGCATGAGTGCGTGTTTTCTCTTTCTGAAATGGCAAAAAAGGGTGCAAGCGCTCTTGACTTTGCAAAGTTTCTTATAGATAGAGGGTTTCATCCTCCTACGATATATTTTCCTTTGATAGTAAAGGAAGCTTTTATGATTGAACCAACTGAAACAGAATCGAAAGAAACTCTTGATAAATTTATAGGTGCTATTATTGATGCGGTTAAATTAGCAGAGCAAAATCCTGTAGCTTTTAAAGAACTTCCCAAAACAACTGTTATTTCAAGACCAGACGAAACAAAAGCTGCTAAAGATTTAGTTGTTAAAGCTTAA
- a CDS encoding dihydroorotate dehydrogenase encodes MSNLKVIFSDVVLENPFIAPSGVFGLGYDVSSDYELKKFGAFTLKTATTKKREGNILPRIVETPAGMLNSIGLQNPGIDEYLKLFPTIKNFFLDCPLIFSISGETVDDFEYLANRVTEIENDVIALELNLSCPNLKSAGVTFSSNVKDSVKVCKKVRKVWKKALIAKLSPLSNFKEMGVSLEGEGIDIFCAINTLPGMRIDINRKKPFLGNIHGGLSGPALLPTSLKCVWDLRRATKLPIIGVGGVYSVESAIEMFMAGANYIGIGSSFYNNPDLLDEISIGIRKFLLENGLKGVEEIVSLAHKTN; translated from the coding sequence ATGTCTAATTTAAAAGTAATTTTTTCTGATGTAGTTCTTGAAAACCCTTTTATAGCACCTTCTGGGGTATTTGGTTTGGGATATGATGTAAGCAGTGATTATGAACTTAAAAAATTTGGTGCCTTTACTTTAAAAACTGCTACTACAAAAAAAAGGGAAGGAAATATACTACCAAGAATAGTTGAAACTCCCGCAGGAATGCTAAACTCCATTGGGCTTCAAAATCCTGGTATAGATGAATATTTAAAACTTTTTCCCACTATAAAAAATTTTTTCTTAGATTGTCCATTAATATTTAGTATATCTGGTGAAACAGTTGATGACTTTGAATACCTGGCAAATAGAGTAACTGAAATAGAAAATGATGTTATTGCTCTTGAATTGAACCTTTCCTGTCCAAATTTAAAAAGCGCTGGCGTCACTTTTTCCTCTAATGTAAAGGATTCAGTTAAAGTTTGCAAAAAGGTAAGAAAAGTGTGGAAAAAGGCTTTGATTGCAAAATTGTCTCCGCTATCTAATTTTAAAGAAATGGGAGTTTCACTGGAGGGTGAGGGAATAGATATTTTTTGTGCAATTAATACTTTACCTGGAATGAGAATTGATATAAATAGAAAAAAACCATTTTTAGGCAATATACACGGTGGCTTATCTGGTCCGGCTCTTTTACCTACTTCTCTTAAATGTGTATGGGACTTGAGAAGAGCTACGAAGTTACCGATTATTGGCGTTGGGGGTGTATATTCTGTTGAATCTGCTATAGAAATGTTTATGGCAGGAGCAAATTATATTGGAATTGGTTCTAGCTTTTATAACAATCCGGATTTGTTGGACGAGATCTCTATTGGTATTAGAAAGTTTTTATTAGAAAATGGCTTGAAAGGAGTAGAAGAGATTGTTTCTCTTGCTCACAAAACTAATTAG
- the dtd gene encoding D-aminoacyl-tRNA deacylase, with translation MRVVAQRVLSASVSVSEKNLYSSINKGLVLLINFEKEDKEEEISLFCEKICKLRLFQSERMPLDLSLLDIKGELLIVPQFTLLANTSKGLRPSFERSEKPNRANELFEYMFNVLKEKTVVKKGFFGEHMQVSLVNDGPVTLIFDTRMNL, from the coding sequence TTGAGGGTTGTTGCCCAAAGAGTGCTAAGTGCAAGTGTCAGTGTAAGCGAAAAGAATTTATATTCGTCGATAAACAAGGGTCTAGTTTTGTTAATAAATTTTGAAAAAGAAGATAAAGAAGAAGAAATCTCTCTTTTTTGTGAAAAAATATGTAAATTAAGGCTTTTTCAATCTGAAAGGATGCCTTTGGATCTTTCCCTTCTTGATATAAAAGGCGAGCTTTTGATTGTCCCTCAATTTACGTTACTTGCCAATACCTCAAAAGGTTTAAGGCCTAGTTTTGAGAGATCTGAGAAGCCAAACAGAGCAAACGAACTATTTGAATATATGTTTAATGTTTTAAAAGAAAAAACTGTTGTAAAAAAAGGATTTTTTGGAGAACATATGCAGGTTTCTCTTGTAAACGATGGCCCTGTAACACTTATTTTTGATACAAGGATGAACTTATGA
- a CDS encoding lipoate--protein ligase family protein has protein sequence MSCKRFRFIVSSPLSGDYNMAIDEALYLTFLKKREPVIRFYFWHPSVLSVGRFQKISDINKVFLSHEEGFFVRRLTGGNALYHHEEISYSIVCSQEHLGNLSVVDSYKKLTSFVLDFYNSLNLNAKWACECENADSEKNPILCYQGKEKYDILIDGQKVGGNAQKRSHDVIFQHGSIPVKSRRNLSKPYEHGNSLQDWVQDISYESALKGLATFFSKEMKVDLDFCEPTKEEIRLASFLREKKYLSESWNRDGIEKETCVAS, from the coding sequence TTGTCTTGTAAGAGGTTTAGATTTATAGTTTCGTCTCCATTAAGTGGTGATTATAATATGGCTATTGACGAAGCTTTATATTTAACCTTCTTAAAGAAAAGAGAACCTGTAATAAGATTTTATTTTTGGCATCCTTCAGTTTTATCAGTGGGGAGATTTCAAAAAATATCTGATATTAACAAGGTTTTTTTGTCTCACGAGGAAGGTTTTTTTGTTAGAAGGTTGACGGGGGGGAATGCTTTGTACCATCATGAAGAAATTTCATACTCTATTGTTTGTTCTCAAGAACATTTGGGCAATTTGTCTGTAGTTGACTCTTACAAAAAATTGACTTCTTTTGTGTTGGACTTCTATAATTCTTTAAATCTAAATGCCAAATGGGCATGTGAGTGTGAAAATGCTGATTCGGAGAAAAACCCAATATTGTGTTATCAGGGTAAGGAAAAGTATGATATTTTAATAGATGGCCAAAAGGTTGGGGGGAATGCACAAAAGCGCTCTCACGATGTAATATTCCAACATGGTTCTATCCCAGTAAAGAGTAGAAGAAATCTTTCTAAGCCTTATGAGCATGGAAATTCGCTTCAAGATTGGGTTCAAGATATATCTTATGAGAGCGCACTCAAAGGTCTTGCAACGTTTTTTAGTAAGGAAATGAAAGTTGATTTAGATTTTTGTGAACCAACAAAAGAGGAAATTAGGCTTGCTTCTTTTTTGAGAGAGAAAAAATATTTATCTGAAAGTTGGAATAGGGATGGTATTGAAAAAGAAACCTGCGTGGCTTCATAA